The genomic stretch ATTCTGCACATGGGTTCGCCAAAATTAAACTTTTTTGCATTTTTCCCGGAAAGAAAGGCCGAAATGGGGCCCGGTACGGACACATGAGCCCGGCGCGGGCCGGTCAGGCACCGGCCAGCGCACGATTTTCGGGTGTGGATCCGGAAGGGGGTTTTGGCGGGTCCGGGAGTCCGTGTTCGATACGATGGTAGGGTGCGAAAGACAGATGAGGGTCACGCCGGGGGGCGCCCGGCCTGAAAAATATCAGTAGTCGATCCCCTTCTGGGGCTCGATGCCTCTCCGGTAGGCGTGTTTGATCTCCTTCATTTCCGTCACGGTATGGGCCCTCTCAATCACCTCGGGGTGCGCATCCCGCCCGGTGAGGACCAGGTGGAGAAGGGGCGGCTTTTTCTCTATCAGCTCGATCACCTGGGGAAGGTCGACCAGGTTCAGGCTCATGGCGTTGTTCACCTCATCGAGGATCACGACATGGTAGTCCCCGGAGAGCATCTTTTCCATGGACAGCTTTATCGCGTCCTGCGCATTGGCCCGGTGCTCCTCGAAAGGATAGGGGTTTCCCAGTATTCCGCAGAAACCCTTGCCCGTGAGGTAGCAATCCACGTTGGGCGCAAGCCTCTTTATGCCATCCAGTTCTCCCGCGTGAATGTCGCCTTTCATGAAGTGGATCACGCACACGTTCATGTCGTATCCAACCGCCCGCACCGCTATCCCGAGGGCAGTCGTGGTCTTTCCCTTCCCGTGGCCCGTGATGACCACGATAAGGCCGGCGACATTTTCCGGCTCGAGGTACTGGAGCTTTACATCTCCCACGTAAACACCTCCGTCTATAATGAAAGATGCCTTAATCTGCAGAAAAGTTTTTTAAAAAATTCCCCCCCCCCGTGTCGAAAGGGATCGGCCGCGCCGCCCCCGGGATGAGCGCCGGGGCACCCCTCCCCCGAGCGTTCACCGCTTCGTAAAACCCCTACCGTATGTAAGTTATCACCTGGTCTTTTTTCACCCTGCCCGGCGCGCGAGGTTCCTCGGCGGGATAGCCGACGGGAACGATCGCGACGGGGCGCAAATGATCGGGAAGGCCGAGAATGGGGTAAACGGCGCCCTCCTTGAACGCGCCGACCCAGACGGTTCCCAGGCCAAGGGACGTGGCGACGAGCATGAGGTTCTGAACGCTTGCGGCGACATCCTGGAGCGCGTAGAGGCCCGAACCCCGCCCCCCGTAGTGCAGCTCGATCCTCAGGTCGGCGCAGCACACGACAACCAGGGGCGCCCGGGAGATGAAATCCTGGTCATAGGCCGCGCGGGCCAGTTTTTCCTTCACGTCCTGCCGGTAGACGAAATAAAAGCTCCTGCTCTGCAGGTTGCCGGCACTCGGCGCCCAGATCAGGCTGTCCTCGAGATGCGCGAGAACGTCCTCCGGTATGTCCCGGTCTTCAAAGCTGCGAATGCTCCTTCTCTTCCGAACCGCCTCCATGACTTCCATATCGCCCCTCCTTAGCCGGCCTCAAAAAAAACCGCTTTCTGGCCGATATTATAGTACAGGCGGACGGCAAATACATGGCCCCGGGGAAAGGCCCGGACGGTCGAGGGCACTTCCCGGAACCGGGGGCAGCCGGGGAAGCATGGTCAGAATAATCAAAGAGGTATCGATGCGGGAGTTCTTCGAGGAGAGGTTCGACGAGGCTCTCTCGGCAAACCCCCTGGAGCTTCCCCATCTGACCCGCTCCTACCTGGTGGAGCTTCTGACCGAGTACGCGGAGAGCGAAACCGCCTTCTCCCTCGACAGGGAGGACCCGGAGCTGCCGCTGTCGATCAGGTTTCTGCGCGCCACCGCGAAGGGAACCAGGGAAAAGCTTCAGGACTGCAAGAGGATAGGGGATTTCTGCCTCTTTCTCTCGGGTATTTTCCCCGAGAAAATCCAGGGGAAAGCGGCCGACCTCGATTTCTACATGGCCCTCGGCTCGAAGGCGTATTTGAACGTGGAATCCTCCCTGAGGAACACAACCTCCCACGCCGAAGACTGTTTCGTCCGCATGTTCCGGGAGCTTTCCGAGCGGTTTCCGGAATTCGTGGGCCTCTACATGGACGTGAGCGAGAGGATGCGGGCGCTGACGGACAGAAACATCATGGACCTCTACGGTAAATACCTGCTCCTGCGCTCCCGGAGGCATGAGAGGATCCTCAGAAAGGCGGGCATTTCTCCGCCCCCGCCAAATCCGACAAGGCACTGAACCGGTCGAGGTCACGCGAGCCTTCTTTTCGCCAGCAGCGCAAAGGCAAGGTAGAGGCAAGACGCCCCGGCGACGCCGGCAATAAAACCGGCGGTAACGGTAATTACGGGTGTCACGAGGGATCCCAGCAGGGAGGAGAAGTTGTTGATCCCCCACAGCGCAACGAGCCCCTGCGGCCCCACCTCCCGCTGCATGCCCGCCAGGACGGGGGGTAGGAAGAGCCCCAGGAGGAAGGCGATCGATGCGCTGGTGGCCGCAAAGACGGCCTTCTCGAGCCACCGGCCGGCGAACACCCCCGAATCGGCGAGGAAGGGGAAAACGGCCACGGCGAAGAGCAGGCATGCCACCGCCAGCGAGACGAAGAGATAGACGCGCCCGCCCCCCCGCAGGAACTTTTCCCCGGCAATGGCGCCCAGCCCCGAAGCGGTGAGAAACAGGGCGATGACGACGAGGAACCCCTCGGTGTAGGAATCGAAAAAGTAAGACGCCCTCCCCACGAGAAGCATCTCCACGACCGTGTAGCCGAAGCCGCAGAGGACGCCGAGGGCAAGGAGGCCCCAGCCCGCGGGCTTTTCCCGGGAATAGGCCCGGAGCACGAAAAGCGACGGCAGAAGGATGACGAAGGTGCCTGATATGGCCACGACGGCGAGGGAGAGAAGGAGCATGAGGTACCCGGACTCGAAGAACACGAGGGATGACCGGCCGAGGCTCTCGTAGATCCTCGCTGCACCGGCGGGTTTGAAAAACCGGTAGAAGTAGGGCCTGTCACGGGTCGGCACCTCCAGGTAGAAGGGGTGGGCCTTCCCCCGTCCATCGCCCTCTTTTAAAAAAGCGAGCAGGCTCTCCACGTACTGCCTGTCCTCGTAATCCCCCTTAACCTGCCTGCCCGTCACGATGGCGGGAAAGCCCGTCCTTGCCAGGAACCTCTCGAGCCGGCCCAGGAATGCTGGGTCGAAGGGGCCGGGAGAGGCCAGGATGATGAAGCGCGAATAGCCGTATATCACGATGACCCTCTCCAGGAGCGTTTCCCCCGGCGCAGGCGCGAAAACCCTCCGCAAAAGGTTCAGGATCTTTCCCTCCTCCCGCAAGGGGCTCTTGCTCCATCCGGAGAAGGCCAGCATGCCCCCCTCTTTGAGCCGCCGCACGGCAAGCCCCAGCACCTCCTCGGTGAAGAGGTAATCCTCCGAGAGGGGCTTGCCGTACACCATCGAATAGGAGAGGGACCCCGCCTCGGGCAGGAAGATGAGATCGAACTCTTCCGTCCCGCTCCGGATGAACCGGAGCGGCGATTCGGCCACGACCTTCGCAGGTCCGGCGTCGAACTGACCCGCACCGGACATCAGGGTGATGAGCCCCTTTCTGCCGTCGGCCACCACCACCTTCCCGTAGCCCCCCCGGGAGGCCATGGCCTGCAGAACACCCCCCTCGTATCCCGCCACCAGGGCGCTGCCGCCCTCCTTCAGGAAGGCTGCCATTTCGGGCAGGTACCCGATCAGGTCGCCGTACTCTTCCGGGCGGGGGAGCAGGGACCAGCCGCAGAGGTTGCCGTCGAAGAAGGCAAAGATCTGGGCGGGAACGGGGCCCGCATACCGGGGAGAAAGGCCCGGCAGGGCGTGAAACGACCCCGAAGAGCCCGCCAGGTATTCCCCGGCGAGATCCTGGGACCTGCCGAGAACCCTGCTGTCCTCCACCTTCTGAAAGAGGCTCAGGGCCTTGTACTCCGACAGGGGTTGCGGCTTCACGAATACGGAGAAGGCCCCGGCGAGGGAGAAGAGGACGACGGCTGTGCGCTTCCCCACCCCGCGGCCCCGCTCGATGAAGATCATCGCCGTCGAGGCGAGTATGACGAGCAGGAGTATCGCCTTGAGGGGAAACGCCCTTGAGAGGGGGAACCAGAGGAGAACGCCCGATCCGGCGCCCAGCATCGAGAGGGCGTACACCCGGAACTTGCTCATCGGGAGGGAGGCGAAGGCGCTGCCGACGATCGCACCGGATACGGCGTAGGGCAGGCTGAAAACGAGAAAGAGCAGAAAGAGCAGGAGCGCCTTCCCGGGGGAGACGAGGAGGTGGGAAGGCTCCACCTTGACGAGGAAGAGGGAGACGATGCTCGCCGTCAGGACGACAGGAAAAGCAAGGACGTAGGGCCCGGGCCGGTAGAACCGCTCGTGCCGGGTTCCCATGAGATAGACGAGAAACCCCGAGAACCCATACCCCGCCAGGACGACCCCCACCGTGACCGACGCAAACTGGTGAAAGTGCTGGATGGAGAGGAACCGGAAAAAGGAAAGCTCCAGGAGGAGGGAAAGGGTCTGTGAGAAAAACACGACGAAGGCCATCGCCGGGCCGCCCTTCAGTGTCCGAGGAGGGGAACGAAAATGACGGGAAGCACCGACCGGGTGGTGACGGTGCCGTCATTTTCCTTGCTCACCAGCATCAGGTTCTGGGTCATGAAGGGAGCCCCCACGGGTATGATCATTCTCCCCCCCGCTTTTAACTGCTCGATCAGGGTCGGCGGGATGTGAGGCGCGGCGCAGGTAACGATGATGCCGTCGAAGGGGGCGCGCTTTTCAAAGCCGAAGTACCCGTCACCCTGGACGACCGTAACGTTCCCGTAACCTTCTTTCTTCAGCCGCTTTCTCGCCGAGTCGGCCAGGGACGTGAAGATCTCCACCGTGACGACCTCGCCGGCGAGCTCCGCCAGGACGGCAGCCTGATACCCCGAACCCGTACCAACCTCGAGCACCCTGTCCTCCGGCCCCACGTTGAGCAGCTCGGTCATCAGCGCGACGATGTAGGGCTGCGATATGGTCTGCCCCTCGCCTATCGGGAGGGGATGGTCGTTGTAGGCCTTGCGGCGCAGGGCTCCGGGGACGAACAGGTGCCGGGGAACCTTCCGCATGACCTCCAGGACCCGTTTGTCCCTGACGCCCCGCCGCTCGATCTGCGTCCGGACCATCTCGCGTCGCTTTTCAAAATAGGGGTCCTTCCCCTCATCGGCCGCCGTTGCCCGCCCGGCCGCGGCAAGGAGCGCGATCGAGACCGCCCACGGAAGGATGAGCTTGGCCCTTTTGCTCTTCATGACCTGAGCCTTTGCAGCTGTTCCTTGTAAATTTTCCTCATTTCCACGAGGTCCCGGTCGTACAGGCCCGCCTTGAAATCGGGAAAGCTCCAGGGGAGGGCCTCGACGCCGCCCCGCCGAAAAAACAGGGTCATGTCGGCCCAGACGCCCCTGCCCAGGTAGACCTTGTTTCCCCGCTCCTTGAAGGAAGCGAGGACGACCTTGTGCAGGTCGAGATACCCCATGTCGATGTTCACCCGCCTCTTGCCCGAAGAGGCGAGGGAAGACTCGACGGCCCTGGCGTGCCACTTCCCCTCCACGAGATCGTCGGGCTCCACGAGCCTGGCAAAGGAGAGGACGANNNNNNNNNNNNNNNNNGCAGGGGAGAAGATCTCCTCGAGGGCGCGAAGGGCCTCCCCGAAAAAGCCCTCATCCCGGTAGAGTATCCCGGCGATCAGTTTCACCGGAGCGGCGAGCCGCGTCATACAGCACCCCTAGAGAAACCGCATGAAATTCTTTCCCTGACGGAGCGAGGCTCTCTCGAGGCCGCTTACGAAATCCCTTCGCCCCGCGTCATCACCGATGCAGACGATAAAGTAGGAGCCTGCAAAGGCACGGAAAAATCCCTCCGGCGCCGGCGAGGGGAAGCCGAAGGCCGGGATGCCCATCACGGTCCTTCTCCCGGGGTCCTCCCGGTTGTCGACGAAGCAGGCGATGGTCACCCCTTCGCAAAGAAGAAGTCGCGCCACCTCCCTGCCCGAGGGTCCGCTCCCCGCGATCACGGCGGAGCGCCTCTTTTCCAGCAGCCCCTTTTTCACGAAGTAGTGAACCTTCGCCCGGAACATGGCTTCCCTCTTGCAGCGGGCATCGTTCCGGATCAGCCTCCCCGCGGAATCTCTCCAGAGAAGGAGCGTCTCGGGCACCTTGCCGAACCTGGCCCCTGCCAGGTACGCCCGGAGTATCAAATCGTAGTCCTCGGCCCAGGGACTGCCCCGGTACCCGCCCATCTTCTCGTAGTACTCCTTGCCGAGGAAAAAGGTGGGATGCACCAGGGGCGACTCGACGAATATCTCCCTGACAATATCATCGTGTTCGGTCAGGGAGTTGCTCCACCCCTCGTAGCGCACGACGCCGGAGGAGAGGAACCCCGAGTCGCTGATCATCCTCACCCTCGCCCCTATCAGGTCAAACTGTCCCGCCTCATTGAAAAAGCGGAGCTGACGCTCGATCCTTTCCTCATCCATGATGTCGTCCGCATCCATCCTCGCAACGTAGGTCCCGGAGCAGGCCCGGAGCCCCCGGTTGAGGGCGGCGACGATCCCCCGCCTCCGGCCGCGTATGAGCCTGACCCGCGGATCTCTTCTCCGCGCCTCCCCGATCAGCCGGGCGCTTGCGTCCGTCGACCCGTCATCGACGCATATAAGCTCGAGATCGGAGAAGGTCTG from Deltaproteobacteria bacterium encodes the following:
- a CDS encoding protein-L-isoaspartate(D-aspartate) O-methyltransferase, with protein sequence MKSKRAKLILPWAVSIALLAAAGRATAADEGKDPYFEKRREMVRTQIERRGVRDKRVLEVMRKVPRHLFVPGALRRKAYNDHPLPIGEGQTISQPYIVALMTELLNVGPEDRVLEVGTGSGYQAAVLAELAGEVVTVEIFTSLADSARKRLKKEGYGNVTVVQGDGYFGFEKRAPFDGIIVTCAAPHIPPTLIEQLKAGGRMIIPVGAPFMTQNLMLVSKENDGTVTTRSVLPVIFVPLLGH
- a CDS encoding cob(I)yrinic acid a,c-diamide adenosyltransferase; the encoded protein is MGDVKLQYLEPENVAGLIVVITGHGKGKTTTALGIAVRAVGYDMNVCVIHFMKGDIHAGELDGIKRLAPNVDCYLTGKGFCGILGNPYPFEEHRANAQDAIKLSMEKMLSGDYHVVILDEVNNAMSLNLVDLPQVIELIEKKPPLLHLVLTGRDAHPEVIERAHTVTEMKEIKHAYRRGIEPQKGIDY
- a CDS encoding nitroreductase family protein, translated to MEVMEAVRKRRSIRSFEDRDIPEDVLAHLEDSLIWAPSAGNLQSRSFYFVYRQDVKEKLARAAYDQDFISRAPLVVVCCADLRIELHYGGRGSGLYALQDVAASVQNLMLVATSLGLGTVWVGAFKEGAVYPILGLPDHLRPVAIVPVGYPAEEPRAPGRVKKDQVITYIR
- a CDS encoding glycosyltransferase, with translation MHETLHMKPAVSVLMPVYNAASTLPASIGSVLGQTFSDLELICVDDGSTDASARLIGEARRRDPRVRLIRGRRRGIVAALNRGLRACSGTYVARMDADDIMDEERIERQLRFFNEAGQFDLIGARVRMISDSGFLSSGVVRYEGWSNSLTEHDDIVREIFVESPLVHPTFFLGKEYYEKMGGYRGSPWAEDYDLILRAYLAGARFGKVPETLLLWRDSAGRLIRNDARCKREAMFRAKVHYFVKKGLLEKRRSAVIAGSGPSGREVARLLLCEGVTIACFVDNREDPGRRTVMGIPAFGFPSPAPEGFFRAFAGSYFIVCIGDDAGRRDFVSGLERASLRQGKNFMRFL
- a CDS encoding DUF4416 family protein, with amino-acid sequence VLSFARLVEPDDLVEGKWHARAVESSLASSGKRRVNIDMGYLDLHKVVLASFKERGNKVYLGRGVWADMTLFFRRGGVEALPWSFPDFKAGLYDRDLVEMRKIYKEQLQRLRS